The Oxalobacter aliiformigenes nucleotide sequence GGTACCTGCCGAACCGTCACCGGACAAAACCCGCCCGCCAGAAGGAAAGAACGGCATAAAAAACTTTCCATATGGAAACGGATGTCGTTTCACCTCAATCACAAGCCCGCCTTGCGGGCTTTTTTCATTGTTGACTGATTAGTTGTCGGAAAACCGTTTCCTGCCCGTTTGGCGGGACCTGAAAACGTTTTTCCGTTGAAGAGGAGATAGCCATGACCGGATATGAATTGCCGGAAGAACCCGAGGCGCTGCGTGCGGTTCTGTCCGAGAAACTGCAAAGCGGCGCCAAACGCATGAATGCGCACGATGTGCACATTTCCATACTGAAAGACGAGGTGATCGCCCTGAAGGAAGCGAACAAAATGCAGGATGAACGACTGGCCCGGATCGAAAAAAACACCGCGACACTGGTCGAAATCTTCCGGGCGGGGGACGGCACCCTGAAAACCGCCCGATGGTTCGGGAAGCTGCTGATCTGGATCGGCAGTCTTTCATCCGCACTCTATGCCCTCTGGTATGCCATCGTCAACTGGCCGCACAGGGGAGGCTGACATGGACGACAAAAAAATCCGGCTGGCCGTGGGAGCGCTGGCCGTATCGGCGGCGACGCTGGTCGGCATCGCCACCCACGAAGGCTACCGAAGCGAAGCCTACAAGGATACGGTCGGCATACCGACCCTCGGCTTTGGCGAAACCGCCGGTGTAAAAATGGGCGACAAGACCACACCGGAACGGGCACTTGTCCAATTACTTGAGAGCACCGAAAAACATGCCGACGCCATCCGGCAATGCATACACGTTCCGCTCTACCAGCACGAATTCGACGCCTACATCAGTCTGGCCTACAACATCGGGACAGGGGCGTTCTGCCGATCCACACTGGTGAAAAAACTCAACGCCAAAGATTACGCCGGAGCTTGCGAAGAAATAAAACGCTTCAACCGTGCCGGTGGGAAAGTATTGCCTGGCCTGACAAGGCGCAGACAAAAAGAATACCGGTTATGCAAAGGAGAAACGACATGAATGAAAAAAACGTGAAGAAATCTCTGGCGGACATTCCACAGGAAAAACGCCAGCGTTGCGAAGTCTGGACACGCGTGATGGGATACCATCGTCCTGTGGACAGTTTCAATCCCGGCAAACAGGCGGAATTTGCCGAACGCAAACCGTTTGCGGAGCCCAAATGAAAAGAACCATCATGATGACGGCCATCGCCCTGATGACCGGCGTTTTGGCCGGGTACTGGTTTTGCCATGCCCGGTGGGAAGCGGATACGGAAAGGATGAACGCGTCACGGGCCAGGGAAGAAAGCGAAAGGCTGAAAAAAGTCCTTGAAGACAACCGGAACCTGCAGGAAATCGTCAGGGGCCTGCAGGCCAGAATGAAAAAGGAAAACGACCATGCCAAACGAGAATATGATGCTTTGCTTGCTCGTCTCCATCGCGGTACTGCAAGGATGTCAGTCCCCGTCCGTAAGGATGGCGGACTGTCCTGCACTGGACGTGCCGCCGATGACGCTGGACAAACGCGAGCCGAACTTGACCCGGAGACTGCTGAACGAATTCTGGCTGTCGGACGCGACGGAGACGAGGCCATCCGGGAACTGAACCAGTGCATCGACCAGTACCGGGCCGTTGAAAAGGCATGCAAACAAACGGCCTGAATCGTCCCTGACGGCCGAAAGAAATCCCGTCCGGGATAACGGGCAGACAGACGGCGCCGGATGCCGGTTGTTTGAGAAAACGACAGACCCTCTTCACAGGAAGTGCGGTCTTTTTTTATGTAAAAAACCGTCCGTCTGCCTGTTTGTGCAACAAGTCGGACCACACCGCAAAACGATACAGAAAAATCGGCCATGACAAGAAACGGGAAAAACCATGTTCGGAAACAATCCATTGAGTACATCATACAGCCTGCCAGTAAAGTGGAACCTGATGGCAAACGGCAGCGACAGATCGCACAGGACGGTCGGGAATAGTAGACAGACCGTTTTCTGAAAAGCCTGTCGGAAATGCCGGAACTCATGGCAGGAAGTGATGGGACAAGCATGTCCGTTACCACAACTCTTTTTTTCTGAAATTACTCTGTTTCCTCGAAAATTTCACATTTTTTTGAGTATTCATTCGGTTCAGTTTTCTGTTTTTGTCTGAAACAAAGGGAAACAATAAAATTACAGGGTAATCCGGTAAATACTTGTGATTTTAAAAACGACCAGTAACCAATGCAGTTGGAGATACAGTCGATTATTTGTTATTGTCATTTTTACGGTATTTGCCGGTGCTGGTCAGTCCACTTTGGATGGAAGTGCTGCATTAAACAATTCCGTAATGATGGTGTAATACATGCCACCATTCGGAGATGTAGATAGTCTCTAATGAGGAATGTTGTTACAATTACAAATTTTCCTAAAAAGAGACTGATCTGAAAATGAGAAGATATTGGCTTCCTGTTATTCTTGGTTCTATGGTGAGCTTGACTGGCTGTTCTACGATTACTCAAAGTGATACGCAAACAATTGCGGTAACGGCCAGTTATGATGGAAAACCTGTTGAAGCGGATTGTAGTTTGACAAATGATAAGGGAACTTACACAGCCAGGACGCCTGCCAATGTCATGGTACACAAATCAGGTGAAGATTTGAGTGTGACATGCAAAAAGGATGGATTGCCTGATGGTTTGTTGGTTGCAATCTCGAGAGCGGCAGGTTCCATGTGGGGAAATATTATCTTTGGCGGCGGAGTCGGAGCAATTATCGATCATAGCAGAGGTAGTGGATATGATTATCCTTACCAGCTAGCCGTAAAAATGGGAGAATCAACCGTAATCGACAAAAGAACTGAATCAGGGCAACAAGCGAACGCACATCAGCAAGAATCGGATGCAATATATAATTAAAAAAGAAAGTCCTCAATTTGAGGACTTTTTTTTGGGGGTGGTTGCAGATCGGATATT carries:
- a CDS encoding lysis system i-spanin subunit Rz → MKRTIMMTAIALMTGVLAGYWFCHARWEADTERMNASRAREESERLKKVLEDNRNLQEIVRGLQARMKKENDHAKREYDALLARLHRGTARMSVPVRKDGGLSCTGRAADDAGQTRAELDPETAERILAVGRDGDEAIRELNQCIDQYRAVEKACKQTA
- the nrdD gene encoding anaerobic ribonucleoside-triphosphate reductase; protein product: MNEKNVKKSLADIPQEKRQRCEVWTRVMGYHRPVDSFNPGKQAEFAERKPFAEPK
- a CDS encoding lysozyme; translated protein: MDDKKIRLAVGALAVSAATLVGIATHEGYRSEAYKDTVGIPTLGFGETAGVKMGDKTTPERALVQLLESTEKHADAIRQCIHVPLYQHEFDAYISLAYNIGTGAFCRSTLVKKLNAKDYAGACEEIKRFNRAGGKVLPGLTRRRQKEYRLCKGETT